The DNA window TACATGCACACCTTCAACGAAGTCGGCAAGGAACGCGGGTGGCCACCCACCACCATGGCCCACTTCAAGGCCGGCGTTTCCCCGCAAGGAGCACTTCTCGTGGGCGATCCGGAACACGTCGCGCGGAAGATCGCCTCTTATGATGAGAAGCTCGGCGGGATCTCGCGCATCACCTTCCAGATGAGCGCGGCCAGCCTTCCTCATGAGCGGCTGCTGGAGTCGATCCAGCTCATCGGAACGAAGGTGGTGCCGGTTTTCAAATAGCAGAGGCACCATCGGATCGAAGGGGACCAAATTGCCGCGATCAATAAACTTCCTTTTGGAGGCGCATCACGTCTCACTGTGCGGCGATCAGAACCTCAAGTTCAGAGCGGTCTGCAAATAATCAACGTTCTTGCCGCCCGCGGCAATCAGCGACGGCCCCGCCTCGTGATGGGTGAAACTGAGCGCCAGTTGGGTAGATTCGCATGCATCCCAAGTGACCGCCGCATTGAATGCAGTTCCCAGGTATTTGTCCACGCCGGGGGACGGCTTGCCGATCGGCCGGAGAGGGGGCGCGTAGATGGCATCGTCATCGCTGAACCTCCACTGGAAGTTCACACCCAGGGTGACGCCCACATCGGCACGGGGTTGCAGCATGATCTGCGGGTTGAGATTGTAGAGATTGGAAGGTGAAATGAAGCCGCCCTGGTTGAAGTAGTTGTTTGCCTGAAACAACGGATGGAGCGTGTTCAAGGCGCCCTTGTCATCGCCTCCGGAAATGGCGTCCGCCCGCAGCATCAGCGTCGGTTTCATGGGCGCGTCCAGCACCCGCCCGACTCCCAGGCTCAACGCCCCCGCCAGGATGTCGCGCTCCCCGGCGTGTCCGAACTGCAGGGTTGTCTCCGTGTTGCAGATCCACGGGCAGGTGTCGTCCCACCATCGCACCCCGACAGTGTGCCGCAACTCCCGCCCGCCCGGAACGAATACGGATTCCTTGTCGCTCAGGCCGATGTAATACAGGTCATAGTGGCTTTCTTGCTGCCATGGCGAGGGCAGGACCGCGTAAATGCTCCAGAAGAACGTCTGGTCCGGGTGCGACCTGTTGTCGAACAATCCCGGTGTTGTCGTTACCGGAGCCGCGACGAAAGCATCAATCCTGAACTGCTCCGGGCGCTCCCACGAGAGCAAGAAAGCGTCATGGGCCAGCCTCTGGTTGGCGCCTTCTCGCGTCGAAAGCAGCCTCGCCGATCCGTATCGCAGCGTCTGCCTTCCGGCTTTGATCAGCAGGGAATCTCCCTCTCCCGTGACAAATCTTCCCTGTGCGAAAAGCTGCAGGAAATCTCCTCCGTCCTGATCCGGTGGTCCGAGCTTCGATTGCCTTCCCCACATGTCCCCCCAGGTCAATTCGCTGCCAATCTTGAAAGTGTTTCCGTATTCCAGCTCCATCAGTGCCTGCACCCGTTGATGCACCCAGCTGTCATCCCCCTCGCCGGTGATGTCGAAGTAGAGATTGTGATAGCTCTCGACCACGGTACGCGCGTTGCCGTCGATGGAAAACTCCCACCCATCCCCCACGACGCCCGCGCTTGCCGGCGGCATGATGAGGATGAAGACGCAGAAGGAGGAAAAGGTGGGCCGCATGGCAGGAGGTCCGGGGTCGGATTTCGTTTTCGGTATGCGGTCCGCTCACATTTCAGGGATTCCGGATCGCGCTCCTTCACCGGAGAGTAAGCTGGCAGCGTATCGGCACCGGACAGGACGGCTAATGCTTTGTTAGTTGGCCTACCCATCCTTCCGGGACAGGCGACATCCCTCCCCACCTCAAAGGTTGAGCAACCCAACCAACAAAGTCTTACCTGTTTCCTGGCGTGCTCGGCATCCTGCACAGGTGCACCGGGATCATGAAAAGATCCCGCCGCACCATCTGGATCGAGTAACCAAATCAAAACCTACCCACCTGAAAGGAACCACCATCATGAGTGACAACAAGACCGGCCTCAAAGCCCTCCTCCGTCCTGAAGACAGCATTGTCGTACTGATCGACCACCAACCTTTTCAATTCGCGAACCTCAACAGCCATGAGCCGACGATGATCGTGAACAACGTCATCGGTCTTGCCAAAGGCGCGAAGGCTTTCGAGGTGCCTACCATCCTGACCACCGTGCTCGAAGAGCGTGGCGGCTATATCATCAAGGGCCTCCAGGACGTCTTCCCCGATCAAAAGCCGATCAACCGTACTTGGGTCAACACTTGGGAAGATACAAACGTCACCGATGTGGTGAAGAAGAGCGGAAGAAAGCAGTTGATTCTAGCCGCGCTGTGGACAGAGGTCTGCCTCGCAATGCCCGCGATCCACGCTCTGGGCGAGGGCTACGACGTCTTTGTGGTCACCGACGCCTCAGGCGGCGCGAGCAAGGAGTCGCACGACATGGCCGTGCGCCGTCTGGTGCAAGCTGGCGCCGTGCCGATCACCTGGCTAGCAGTGCTGTCCGAATGGCAGCGTGACTGGGCGCGCGAGAAAACAGCGGGCCTGCTTGCCGGTGTCCTCGCGGAACATGGCGG is part of the Luteolibacter sp. Y139 genome and encodes:
- a CDS encoding alginate export family protein, with product MPPASAGVVGDGWEFSIDGNARTVVESYHNLYFDITGEGDDSWVHQRVQALMELEYGNTFKIGSELTWGDMWGRQSKLGPPDQDGGDFLQLFAQGRFVTGEGDSLLIKAGRQTLRYGSARLLSTREGANQRLAHDAFLLSWERPEQFRIDAFVAAPVTTTPGLFDNRSHPDQTFFWSIYAVLPSPWQQESHYDLYYIGLSDKESVFVPGGRELRHTVGVRWWDDTCPWICNTETTLQFGHAGERDILAGALSLGVGRVLDAPMKPTLMLRADAISGGDDKGALNTLHPLFQANNYFNQGGFISPSNLYNLNPQIMLQPRADVGVTLGVNFQWRFSDDDAIYAPPLRPIGKPSPGVDKYLGTAFNAAVTWDACESTQLALSFTHHEAGPSLIAAGGKNVDYLQTALNLRF
- a CDS encoding hydrolase, which produces MSDNKTGLKALLRPEDSIVVLIDHQPFQFANLNSHEPTMIVNNVIGLAKGAKAFEVPTILTTVLEERGGYIIKGLQDVFPDQKPINRTWVNTWEDTNVTDVVKKSGRKQLILAALWTEVCLAMPAIHALGEGYDVFVVTDASGGASKESHDMAVRRLVQAGAVPITWLAVLSEWQRDWAREKTAGLLAGVLAEHGGGTGVAFAWELQLLASGQKASK